A genomic region of Ewingella sp. CoE-038-23 contains the following coding sequences:
- the rimI gene encoding ribosomal protein S18-alanine N-acetyltransferase, which translates to MNNISILTPADLPRALQIENASHAFPWTEKTLASNQGERYLNLKITQGEQMAGFAITQIVLDEATLFNIAIDPAFQRQGLGRKLLEDVIEKLEQRDVVTLWLEVRASNSKAIALYESLGFNEVSVRRNYYPAAQGREDAIMMALILG; encoded by the coding sequence ATGAACAACATTTCTATTCTGACGCCCGCTGATTTACCCCGTGCTCTGCAAATTGAAAACGCCAGCCACGCTTTCCCCTGGACCGAGAAAACCTTGGCCAGCAATCAGGGCGAGCGTTACCTCAATCTCAAAATCACGCAGGGCGAGCAGATGGCCGGTTTCGCCATCACGCAGATCGTTCTCGACGAGGCGACGCTGTTCAACATCGCCATCGACCCCGCATTCCAGCGCCAAGGTTTAGGCCGCAAGCTGCTTGAAGATGTCATCGAAAAGCTCGAGCAGCGCGACGTCGTCACCCTGTGGCTTGAGGTCCGCGCCTCCAACAGCAAAGCTATCGCGCTGTATGAAAGCCTCGGCTTTAATGAAGTTTCCGTTCGCCGCAACTATTACCCCGCCGCGCAAGGCCGTGAAGACGCCATCATGATGGCGCTGATTCTGGGTTAG
- a CDS encoding DNA polymerase III subunit psi, whose amino-acid sequence MASRRDWLLQQMGITQWTLRKPSVLQGEVAVSLPENTRLLIVADVPPAEDEPLVNDVVRSLALAAQQVYRLTPEQVSMLPEGTHCNTWRLGINAPLAVEGTQLSSPALAELYQNAAAKRALWQQICENEQHFYSDAR is encoded by the coding sequence ATGGCATCAAGACGAGACTGGCTGTTACAACAGATGGGGATCACCCAGTGGACATTGCGCAAACCCTCTGTTTTACAAGGGGAAGTGGCCGTTAGCTTGCCGGAAAATACCCGACTGCTGATCGTCGCCGATGTGCCTCCTGCTGAAGATGAACCGTTGGTAAATGATGTGGTGCGCAGCCTCGCGCTGGCTGCTCAACAGGTTTACCGTCTGACGCCAGAGCAGGTGAGTATGCTCCCCGAAGGCACGCACTGTAATACATGGCGACTGGGCATTAACGCACCCTTAGCGGTCGAAGGCACACAGTTATCCAGCCCGGCTCTGGCCGAGCTTTATCAAAATGCCGCAGCCAAACGCGCGCTCTGGCAGCAGATTTGTGAAAATGAACAACATTTCTATTCTGACGCCCGCTGA